In Perca fluviatilis chromosome 11, GENO_Pfluv_1.0, whole genome shotgun sequence, the following proteins share a genomic window:
- the LOC120568367 gene encoding cAMP-responsive element modulator-like isoform X1, translated as MAVTGDETESAATGDIPAYQLRSPNSGLAHSIVMAASPGTMQNPQPQHTEDITRKREVRLMKNREAARECRRKKKEYVKCLENRVAVLENQNKTLIEELKALKDIYCHKA; from the exons ATGGCTGTGACTGGGGATGAGACGGAGTCAG CTGCCACAGGAGACATCCCAGCCTACCAGCTGCGTTCGCCCAACTCGGGCCTGGCTCACAGCATTGTGATGGCTGCGTCCCCGGGCACCATGCAGAACCCTCAGCCCCAGCACACCGAAGACATCACCCGCAAGAGGGAGGTCCGACTGATGAAAAACAG GGAGGCAGCCCGCGAGTGTCgcaggaaaaagaaagagtACGTCAAATGTCTGGAGAACCGCGTGGCTGTgctggaaaaccaaaacaagaCCCTGATTGAAGAGCTGAAAGCACTGAAGGACATTTACTGCCACAAAGCCTAG